The following coding sequences are from one Kwoniella dendrophila CBS 6074 chromosome 8, complete sequence window:
- a CDS encoding GDP-mannose transporter 1 — MSSSYHNDNDNRVSGSGSGSDLRQPLPLYHRNTLGSSSSSFSPRSRLGINSYPSLGLLIPSPIQERSNEKSRLPTPSSFSASDRSYQLDLNNMSKPFVPTPNISRPGTPSSQYNKDDNAASSMLLNNLGAEREREGRERREERKENAQLSGKEQALPILSYCAASIMMTVVNKYVVSGANFTMTFLLLAIQSAVCVLAVWSVKRLGIITFRDFDMKDAKAWWPISTLLVAVIYTGSKALQFLSIPVYTIFKNLTIILIAYGEVFMFNGVVTGLTLCSFALMVGSSVIAAWADISSFLNAAPELDPTTGLEIVTGPISTIGGINAGYVWMAFNCLASAAYVLFMRKRIKVTGFKDWDSMFYNNFLSIPVLVVFSLVIEDWGSESLSLNFPASNRVILLSAIAFSGAAAVFISYSTAWCVRVCGSTTYSMVGALNKLPVAASGMLFFGDPASFGNVSAIGVGGLAGIVYAVAKTNQAKVNQANALKAAGGRA; from the exons ATGTCATCTAGCTATCACAACGACAATGACAATCGCGTctcaggttcaggttcaggttcagatttACGT caaccattaccattatatCATAGAAATACTCtaggttcttcttcttcttctttttcaccaaGATCAAGACTAGGCATAAACTCGTATCCATCACTTGGTCTATTGATACCTTCGCCAATTCAAGAAAGATCAAAcgaaaaatcaagattacctacaccttcttcattcagTGCAAGTGATCGAAGTTATCAATTAGATTTGAACAATATGTCGAAACCATTTGTTCCAACACCCAACATATCTCGACCTGGTACACCATCAAGTCAATATaacaaagatgataatgctgCTAGTTCAATGCTCTTAAATAACTTAGGGGcagaaagggaaagagaaggtagagagagaagagaagaaagaaaagagaatgCTCAATTGAGTGGtaaagaacaag CCCTGCCTATTCTCTCTTACTGTGCTGCCAGTATCATGATGACAGTTGTGAACAAA TATGTCGTATCAGGTGCAAATTTCACCATGACTTTCCTCTTACTAGCTATTCAATCCGCTGTTTGTGTTTTGGCTGTATGGTCTGTAAAAAGACTCGGTATAATCACCT TCCGAGACTTCGACATGAAAGACGCTAAAGCTTGGTGGCCTATCTCAACTTTACTTGTTGCTGTTATTTACACTGGTTCAAAGGCTTTG CAATTCTTGTCTATCCCTGTTTACAC TATCTTTAAAAATTTGACCATCATTCTTATT GCATACGGAGAAGTCTTCATGTTCAACGGTGTTGTCACTGGTCTTACTCTCTGCTCTTTCGCTTTGATG GTCGGATCCTCTGTTATCGCAGCTTGGGCAGACATCTCTTCGTTTTTGAACGCAGCTCCTGAACTCGATCCAACAACCGGTCTCGAAATCGTTACTGGTCCCATTTCAACTATTGGAGGTATCAACGCTGGTTACGTCTGGATGGCTTTCAACTGTCTTGCTTCCGCTGCCTAT GTCCTCTTCATGAGAAAGAGAATCAAGGTTACCGGTTTCAAAGATTGGGATTCAATGTTCTACAACAACTTTTTATCTATTCCCGTATTAGTTGTTTTCTCTTTAGTTATCGAAGATTGGGGAtcagaatcattatcattgaaTTTCCCAGCATCAAACCGAGTAATCCTGTTATCAGCTATAGCATTTTCAGGTGCTGCAGCAGTATTCATCAGTTATTCAACTGCATGGTGTGTGAGAGTTTGTGGTTCAACAACATATTCAATGGTTGGAGCATTAAACAAATTACCTGTTGCTGCAAGTGGAATGTTATTCTTTGGTGATCCAGCAAGTTTCGGTAACGTTTCTGCtattggtgtaggtggtttAGCAGGTATTGTTTATGCTGTAGCTAAAACAAATCAAGCCAAAGTTAATCAAGCTAATGCTCTCAAAGCTGCTGGAGGAAGAGCATAA